GCTCCGTGCTGCACGTTGAACAGGTGCTGGAGACAACGCTGGCCGAGAACCTGGCCATGATCGCCGACTCGGTGGCCTTTTTCAAGGCTCTGGACAAGGAAGTGATCTACGATGCCGAGCACTTCTTCGACGGCTACCGCCTCGACCCGGAGTACGCCCTGCGCACGCTGGAGGCCGCTGCGGGCGCGGGCGCGGACTGTCTGGTGCTCTGCGATACGAATGGCGGCTCGCTGCCCGGAGACGTGGCGGCGATTGTGCGGGCGGTGCGCGAGCGCTTTGGCGCGGGCGGCCCGCAGATCGGCATCCACACCCACAATGACGGCGGCCTGGCGCTGGCGAACGCGATGGCTGCAGTGGAGGCGGGGGCCATCCACGTGCAGGGAACGATCAACGGCTACGGCGAGCGCTGTGGCAACATGGACCTCATCCCGCTGATCGCCAATCTGCAACTCAAGCTCGGCTACCGCTGCGTGGCGCCGGAACAGTTGCGGCGCCTCTCCGAGGTGTCTCATTTCGTCGCTGCGGTGGCGAACCTCAATCCCGACCACCACGCGCCCTACGTCGGGCGCAGCGCCTTCGCTCACAAAGGCGGCATCCACGTGGCGGCAATTGAGAAGGTCGAGTCGAGCTACCAGCACATTGACCCGGCCCTGGTCGGCAACCGCAAGCGGGTCGTGGTCAGCGAACTGGCGGGGCGCGGCAACGTGCGCATGCGCGCCGAGGAGCTAGGGTTGCGTCTCAACGGCGCCGAGCGTATGCTGGTGCAGCGTATCAAGGAACTGGAGCATCGCGGCTTCCAGTTCGAGGCCGCCGAGGGCAGCTTCGAGATGCTGGTGCGCCGCAGCGCCGAGGACTACCAGCCGCCCTTCGAGTTGCTCGATTTCACGGTGATCGTCGAGAAGCGCGGCGACCGCGCCATCGTCTCCCAGGCGATGGTCAAGGTGCGGATCGGCGACCAGGTGATGCACACTGCCGCCGAGGGCCACGGCCCGGTCAACGCCCTCGACGTTGCCATCCGCAAGGCGCTGCTGCCGCACTATCCCATCCTTGCGGAAGTGCGGCTGGTAGACTATAAAGTACGTATTATTGACGCCCACCTGGGAACCGCGGCCACGCCGCAGGTGCTCATCGAAAGTGCGCGGGGCAACGAGCGCTGGTCCACCGTCGGCGCGTCACAGAACATTATCGAGGCCAGTTACCTGGCCCTCTGGGACAGCCTGGAGTTGCCCCTGCTGCGCGAGCGCGAGGCGCGCCAGCAGGTCGCTGGCGGCGGTTAGGTATGATCGAAAGGAAGGCTTCCTGGGAGCGCCATACCCGTGCGCAACCCTCCAGGTTGCGCTAACGTCACTTTCTAGACCGGCAGGGGGGTGGGGAAACCCGGTTTCCCCGCCTCGCTCCAGTTTGCGCATCTCAGGGAGTTTCTGGAACAGGAAGCGTGATGAGCCAGTCAAAGACCCTCTTCGACAAAGTGTGGGACGCCCACGTGGTGCGCCCCGAAACCGCCGATACGCCGGCGGTGCTCTACATTGATCTGCATCTCATCCACGAGGTGACCTCGCCGCAGGCGTTCACCGAGTTGCGCCGGCGCGGCCTGCGCGTGCGCCGCCCTGACCGCACCCTCGCCACCATGGACCACTCGACCCCGACGACGCCGCGGAACGAACTGGGCATTATTCCGGTCATCGATCCACAGGCCATCGCCCAGCTGGATCAACTGCGCGCCAACTGCGCCGAGTTCGGCATTCCGCTCTACGAACTGGGCAGCGCCAACCAGGGCATCGTCCACGTAATCGGCCCGGAGCAGGGATTGACCCAGCCGGGCATGACGATTGTCTGCGGCGACAGCCACACCTCCACTCACGGCGCCTTTGGCGCGCTGGCCTTCGGGATCGGCACGAGCGAAGTCGGTCATGTGCTGGCTACACAATGTTTGCTCCAGTATCGCCCGAAGACCTGCGCCGTGCGGGTGGAAGGGCGCTTACAGCCGGGGGTGACGGCCAAGGACATCATTCTGGCGATCATCGCGAAGTACGGGGTTGGCGGCGGCGCCGGGCACGTGTTTGAGTACATGGGCGAGGCCATTCGCGCCCTCTCAATGGAGGAGCGCATGACCATCTGCAACATGTCCATCGAAGGCGGCGCGCGGGCGGGGATGGTCGCTCCCGACGACACGACCTTCGAGTATGTGGCCGGGCGGCCCTACGCGCCGAAGGGCGCCGCTTTCGACGCCGCCGTGGCTCGCTGGCGCCAGTTGCCCAGCGATCCCGAGGCGCGCTTCGATAAAGAGATGTTCCTCGATGCCAGCACACTGGCCCCGATGATCACCTACGGCACCAACCCCGGCATGGGCATGCCGATTGACGCCGCCATTCCCACCCCCGAGCAAATGCCCGACGCCAGCAGTCGCCAGGCCCTCGACAAGGCCCTGAGCTACATGGGTCTGACGCCGGGCAAGCCGCTGCTGGGCCATAAAGTGGACGTGGTCTTCATCGGCAGTTGCACCAACTCGCGCATCAGCGACCTGCGGCAGGTGGCGGCGCTGTTCAAGGGCCGCAAGGTGGCCGAAGGCGTGCGGGTGATGGTGGTGCCGGGCAGCCAGCAGGTGAAGCGGCAGGCGGAGGCCGAGGGGTTGGACGCGATCTTCCGCGCCGCGGGCGCCGAATGGCGCGAGGCGGGGTGCTCGGCCTGCCTGGGGATGAACGACGACAAGGTGCCGCCTGGCAAGTATGCCATCTCGACCAGCAATCGCAACTTCGAGGGTCGCCAGGGGCCAGGCGCGCGCACCCTGCTCGCCAGCCCGCTCACCGCGGCTGCGACGGCTCTCGCCGGCGTGGTCACTGATCCGCGCACGATGCTGGATACTGTCGCCAACGTCTGAGCCGATGCGTTATCCAGGAGGGACCCGTGGAGCCTGTTACGACCTTTAGCGGGAAGGCCGTCGCCCTGGTGGCCGATGACATTGACACCGACCAGATCATCCCCGCCGCGTACCTGAAGG
The sequence above is drawn from the Chloroflexaceae bacterium genome and encodes:
- the cimA gene encoding citramalate synthase, producing MAVQILLYDTTLRDGAQREGLALSCDDKLKIARVLDQLGVHYIEGGWPGSNPKDAEFFRRVPALGLRHARVSAFGATRHAGSACEADANIRALVEAATPVVTLVGKSSVLHVEQVLETTLAENLAMIADSVAFFKALDKEVIYDAEHFFDGYRLDPEYALRTLEAAAGAGADCLVLCDTNGGSLPGDVAAIVRAVRERFGAGGPQIGIHTHNDGGLALANAMAAVEAGAIHVQGTINGYGERCGNMDLIPLIANLQLKLGYRCVAPEQLRRLSEVSHFVAAVANLNPDHHAPYVGRSAFAHKGGIHVAAIEKVESSYQHIDPALVGNRKRVVVSELAGRGNVRMRAEELGLRLNGAERMLVQRIKELEHRGFQFEAAEGSFEMLVRRSAEDYQPPFELLDFTVIVEKRGDRAIVSQAMVKVRIGDQVMHTAAEGHGPVNALDVAIRKALLPHYPILAEVRLVDYKVRIIDAHLGTAATPQVLIESARGNERWSTVGASQNIIEASYLALWDSLELPLLREREARQQVAGGG
- the leuC gene encoding 3-isopropylmalate dehydratase large subunit, producing MSQSKTLFDKVWDAHVVRPETADTPAVLYIDLHLIHEVTSPQAFTELRRRGLRVRRPDRTLATMDHSTPTTPRNELGIIPVIDPQAIAQLDQLRANCAEFGIPLYELGSANQGIVHVIGPEQGLTQPGMTIVCGDSHTSTHGAFGALAFGIGTSEVGHVLATQCLLQYRPKTCAVRVEGRLQPGVTAKDIILAIIAKYGVGGGAGHVFEYMGEAIRALSMEERMTICNMSIEGGARAGMVAPDDTTFEYVAGRPYAPKGAAFDAAVARWRQLPSDPEARFDKEMFLDASTLAPMITYGTNPGMGMPIDAAIPTPEQMPDASSRQALDKALSYMGLTPGKPLLGHKVDVVFIGSCTNSRISDLRQVAALFKGRKVAEGVRVMVVPGSQQVKRQAEAEGLDAIFRAAGAEWREAGCSACLGMNDDKVPPGKYAISTSNRNFEGRQGPGARTLLASPLTAAATALAGVVTDPRTMLDTVANV